The Calditrichota bacterium genome has a window encoding:
- the tsaE gene encoding tRNA (adenosine(37)-N6)-threonylcarbamoyltransferase complex ATPase subunit type 1 TsaE has product MITRSPEETLAWAESFAQRLRPGDVVCLSGELGAGKSVVARGIGKGLGVQEDILSPTFNYVLEYEGRVPLFHADLYRLQDANDFVALGLEEYFERDGIFLIEWPERISDLLPANCYHVHLDILPSMTERSLLISEPKA; this is encoded by the coding sequence TTGATTACTCGTTCGCCCGAAGAAACTCTCGCTTGGGCGGAGTCGTTTGCGCAACGGCTCCGTCCGGGCGACGTAGTCTGTCTGTCCGGTGAACTCGGTGCGGGAAAATCCGTGGTCGCGCGCGGCATCGGCAAAGGTCTCGGAGTTCAAGAAGACATCCTCTCGCCGACGTTCAATTACGTGCTCGAATACGAAGGCCGTGTGCCGCTCTTCCACGCGGACCTGTACAGACTTCAAGATGCGAATGACTTTGTTGCGTTAGGACTTGAAGAATACTTCGAGCGCGACGGCATCTTCCTGATCGAATGGCCCGAACGTATTTCTGATCTTCTGCCTGCAAACTGCTACCACGTCCATCTGGACATTCTTCCCTCCATGACTGAACGTTCCCTCCTCATCTCCGAACCCAAAGCATGA
- a CDS encoding outer membrane beta-barrel protein produces the protein MKRLFMILCLLFISVTTLYAAAPRLGVKGGLMFGNVDEEIPDQVIHFTTKNRTGLVLGAWGEIPLVVQENFAVRGDLLYTQKGATYEIFGGDITVIADEMTIAPFLVYYLPVKVVRPFLEIGPELGLTVSDGTKVDGDSFNSNGNWKDANFSLNVGGGVEFGLGGKAIALELKYNLGLTDMGGWGEDAPGAGKTTAKTYGVQVLASVALF, from the coding sequence ATGAAAAGACTATTCATGATCCTATGCTTGTTGTTCATTTCTGTGACGACGCTCTACGCCGCCGCGCCGAGATTGGGAGTCAAAGGCGGTTTGATGTTCGGGAATGTCGATGAAGAAATTCCCGATCAGGTGATTCACTTCACGACGAAAAACCGGACGGGACTCGTGTTGGGAGCATGGGGAGAAATTCCGCTGGTTGTGCAGGAGAATTTTGCGGTGCGCGGGGATTTGCTCTACACTCAGAAAGGCGCGACATACGAAATTTTTGGCGGTGACATAACCGTGATCGCCGATGAGATGACGATTGCGCCGTTCTTAGTGTACTATCTTCCGGTCAAAGTCGTACGACCGTTTCTGGAGATCGGGCCGGAGCTTGGGTTGACTGTGAGTGACGGAACCAAAGTAGACGGCGATTCATTCAATTCAAATGGGAATTGGAAGGATGCGAATTTTTCGCTGAATGTCGGGGGTGGTGTGGAGTTTGGGCTCGGTGGAAAGGCTATCGCGCTGGAATTGAAATACAATCTTGGGTTGACGGATATGGGAGGATGGGGGGAAGATGCGCCGGGCGCAGGGAAAACGACTGCGAAGACGTATGGCGTGCAGGTGCTGGCGAGTGTGGCGTTGTTTTAA
- a CDS encoding RNA polymerase sigma factor RpoD/SigA — protein MNIRANQSLERYLQEIGEVALLTPDEEIKLAKRIRKGDQIALEKLTKANLRFVVSVAKQYQNQGLSLGDLINEGNLGLIKAAKRFDETRGYKFISYAVWWIRQSILQALAEQSRVVRLPLNRVGALNKIGKTFSSLEQEYEREPTANEIAEALDISAYEVTDTLRMSGRHLSIDAPFAQGEDNRLLDIVHNDTQPPPDSSLMKESLRQDIERSLSSLTPREAEVIRLYFGLDREHPLTLEEIGELFKLTRERVRQIKEKALRRLRHASRSNSLRSYLG, from the coding sequence ATGAATATTCGTGCCAATCAAAGCCTTGAACGATACCTCCAAGAAATCGGTGAAGTCGCACTTTTGACTCCCGATGAGGAGATAAAGCTTGCCAAGCGAATTCGGAAAGGCGATCAGATTGCGCTGGAAAAACTGACCAAGGCGAACCTCAGATTTGTCGTCTCAGTCGCTAAACAGTATCAAAATCAAGGACTTTCGCTCGGTGATTTGATCAACGAGGGCAACCTTGGTTTGATCAAGGCTGCCAAGCGTTTTGATGAGACGAGAGGCTATAAGTTCATCTCGTACGCGGTGTGGTGGATTCGCCAGAGTATTTTGCAGGCGCTGGCCGAGCAATCGCGCGTCGTGCGTCTGCCCTTGAACCGCGTCGGTGCGCTGAATAAGATTGGCAAGACGTTTTCGTCCTTGGAGCAGGAATATGAGCGCGAGCCGACAGCGAATGAAATCGCGGAAGCGCTGGATATATCGGCTTACGAAGTGACGGATACGCTGCGCATGTCGGGTCGGCATCTGTCAATTGACGCGCCGTTCGCGCAGGGCGAAGATAACCGCCTTTTGGATATCGTTCACAACGATACGCAGCCGCCGCCCGATTCGAGTTTGATGAAAGAGTCTCTGCGGCAGGATATCGAGCGCTCGCTGTCGTCGCTGACGCCGCGCGAAGCCGAAGTGATCAGACTTTATTTTGGCTTGGACCGCGAGCACCCGCTGACCCTCGAAGAAATCGGCGAGCTGTTCAAACTGACGCGCGAACGTGTGCGCCAAATTAAGGAAAAAGCTCTGCGCAGGCTGCGGCATGCGTCGCGGAGCAATTCACTGAGAAGCTATCTGGGATAA
- the tsaB gene encoding tRNA (adenosine(37)-N6)-threonylcarbamoyltransferase complex dimerization subunit type 1 TsaB, translating to MIFCLDSSGRETLLGLAKDQQVREIMLKDRDSLKSSFLELLDSMGAAPAEIAAIAIGQGPGSFTGLRVGFAFAHGLARGLDVPLWPVPSFDVLAHKVLPISDTVTVLVQARKERWFAQSYGEDAKARVVLDASELAQWLPLGGVLCGPGCKSLPEELQAKLEDRIPADERLHRPQADTLIELAQTTWTNRERLAISDVLPDYGLEFGAA from the coding sequence ATGATCTTCTGCCTCGATTCATCCGGCCGCGAAACTCTTTTGGGACTTGCGAAAGACCAACAGGTTCGTGAAATCATGTTGAAAGACCGCGACAGCCTGAAAAGCTCGTTCCTTGAATTGCTGGACAGCATGGGAGCTGCTCCGGCAGAGATTGCCGCAATTGCTATAGGGCAAGGCCCCGGCTCGTTTACGGGATTACGTGTCGGATTTGCTTTCGCGCACGGCTTGGCACGAGGTTTGGATGTGCCGTTATGGCCTGTGCCCTCTTTCGACGTTTTGGCGCACAAAGTGTTGCCAATTTCCGACACGGTGACCGTGCTTGTGCAGGCGCGCAAGGAAAGATGGTTCGCGCAGAGCTATGGCGAGGACGCGAAGGCGCGTGTCGTGCTCGATGCGTCAGAATTGGCGCAATGGTTGCCCTTAGGTGGGGTACTCTGTGGTCCCGGATGCAAGAGCCTGCCGGAAGAACTTCAAGCCAAACTTGAAGACCGCATTCCGGCGGACGAACGATTACATAGACCACAGGCGGACACGTTGATAGAACTTGCCCAGACGACATGGACAAACCGGGAGCGGCTTGCGATTAGCGACGTGCTGCCGGACTACGGATTGGAATTTGGAGCGGCATAA
- a CDS encoding sigma-70 family RNA polymerase sigma factor: MKPDIGESMNPVPFEQVYDSHYDDIWRYLLHISGDAEVALELTSQTFYRAYRAWPKFNHQAPAKVWLLRIAVNEWRRELRRRQIQRVVPFPKTWWREGGEIECDHGEVETINAEIERNENFLALQRALMRLPEKYRTPIVLKYFEYLSLDEIAAILGRPVGTVKSLVHRGIAKLREDQGLREVQSEFVLEATR; this comes from the coding sequence ATGAAGCCTGACATTGGAGAATCCATGAACCCTGTCCCGTTCGAACAAGTTTACGACAGCCACTATGATGACATTTGGCGTTATCTCCTTCATATTTCGGGAGATGCAGAAGTTGCACTGGAGCTAACCTCACAGACCTTCTACCGTGCCTACCGGGCTTGGCCCAAGTTCAATCATCAGGCTCCGGCCAAAGTCTGGCTCTTGCGAATCGCGGTCAATGAATGGCGGCGCGAACTCCGCAGACGGCAAATTCAAAGAGTCGTCCCTTTTCCGAAAACATGGTGGCGGGAGGGCGGCGAAATCGAGTGTGATCACGGCGAAGTGGAAACCATCAATGCCGAAATTGAACGCAACGAAAACTTTCTTGCGTTGCAGCGCGCGCTGATGCGGCTTCCCGAGAAATACCGCACGCCAATTGTCCTAAAGTATTTTGAATATCTTTCGTTAGATGAGATCGCCGCCATCCTCGGGCGGCCGGTCGGCACGGTGAAATCCCTGGTTCACCGTGGCATCGCAAAACTTCGTGAAGATCAGGGCCTGCGCGAAGTCCAGAGCGAATTCGTCCTCGAGGCAACTCGATAA
- a CDS encoding T9SS type A sorting domain-containing protein, with translation MKPRILSAFNLLKRVGFAVLLLGVAHAQPYEPTYLLDVTGDIGDALGSGNLQGVGDQNGDGFDDFVTSARSTDISRELRLYYGNNLGESNYTAFGRFDSTDRVFYWVDAAFDAGFTVPAGDMNGDGYADIMRDLLVQNGHDVYYFPFLYLGGPGVFDTIPDWIGALSDLRYLTNVGDYNGDGRDDFTKRPLNEGMFNFYLGEIPGSDDALWSHFDFNSSHMGFGDVNGDGYSDFGRVILLGDSGYVRAELYLGSPLADSLPALIRVRPSAAGNTFEYYHRIVGDINGDGYDDIISRATSFAEGARKYIYWGGPDMDLVDDVELHWPNNNVPKYVTPLGDINGDGYDDVAHYEHYLTPPNDHIEVWLGGDPLPESPAWVLDGPLDGMNYPYRIGEAGDFNGDGIDDWFFSAYHGLEERGRIIVVAGDRNFGLVARERTPLPRDLSLSVFPNPFNSTLRISLDAPLHSDVSVTLYDLLGREVDVIYRGRLSSNTISYAAPAELASGVYFVRASAGKIGTTQKVVLLK, from the coding sequence ATGAAACCGCGAATTTTATCTGCATTCAATCTTTTGAAGCGGGTGGGGTTCGCGGTTTTGTTGTTGGGAGTTGCTCATGCCCAGCCGTACGAACCGACGTATTTGTTGGATGTGACGGGGGATATCGGCGATGCGCTGGGGAGCGGGAATTTGCAAGGTGTAGGCGATCAGAACGGCGATGGGTTTGACGACTTCGTGACGTCAGCAAGAAGCACGGATATTTCGCGTGAACTCAGACTGTACTATGGAAATAATCTTGGCGAATCCAACTATACAGCGTTCGGTAGGTTTGATTCTACGGATCGTGTTTTCTATTGGGTTGATGCAGCATTTGATGCGGGATTTACAGTCCCTGCCGGAGACATGAACGGCGACGGATATGCCGATATCATGCGCGACCTTCTGGTACAGAATGGTCATGATGTTTACTATTTTCCTTTTTTGTATCTGGGTGGCCCGGGGGTCTTTGATACGATTCCGGACTGGATTGGCGCCTTATCGGATCTTCGCTATCTTACTAACGTAGGGGATTACAATGGGGATGGTCGGGATGATTTCACGAAACGACCGTTGAACGAAGGAATGTTCAACTTTTACTTGGGTGAAATTCCGGGATCTGATGATGCGCTGTGGTCACACTTTGATTTCAATTCCAGTCACATGGGATTTGGCGACGTGAATGGCGACGGTTACTCGGACTTTGGACGAGTCATCCTGCTCGGAGATAGTGGATACGTTCGCGCGGAACTCTATTTGGGCTCTCCGTTGGCAGATTCGCTGCCGGCATTGATCCGTGTTCGCCCATCGGCAGCAGGGAATACGTTTGAATATTACCACCGGATAGTGGGCGACATAAACGGGGACGGATACGATGACATCATATCTCGTGCGACCTCATTTGCCGAGGGCGCACGGAAATACATCTACTGGGGTGGACCGGACATGGATCTTGTTGATGACGTCGAGTTACATTGGCCGAACAATAATGTGCCCAAGTACGTGACGCCGTTAGGGGATATCAATGGGGATGGGTATGACGATGTCGCGCATTACGAACACTACTTAACTCCCCCCAACGACCACATCGAGGTTTGGTTAGGTGGTGATCCGTTGCCGGAGTCGCCGGCGTGGGTGTTGGATGGCCCGTTGGACGGGATGAACTATCCGTATCGGATCGGTGAAGCGGGAGATTTTAACGGCGACGGGATCGACGACTGGTTTTTCTCGGCGTATCATGGTCTCGAAGAGCGCGGCAGAATCATCGTCGTTGCGGGCGACCGGAACTTTGGGTTGGTTGCTCGAGAGCGAACTCCCTTGCCGCGTGATTTATCTCTTTCCGTTTTCCCCAATCCCTTCAACTCAACACTTCGTATTTCCCTCGACGCGCCGCTGCATTCGGATGTTTCGGTGACGTTGTATGATTTGTTGGGCCGAGAGGTGGATGTGATTTATCGGGGGAGGCTCTCGTCAAATACGATTTCTTATGCTGCGCCTGCGGAGCTTGCCAGTGGGGTTTACTTTGTGCGGGCTTCGGCGGGAAAGATTGGAACTACTCAGAAAGTTGTGTTACTCAAATAA
- a CDS encoding TonB-dependent receptor, producing MIRYLTYLVLAMIAAVPAAGATLLRGTISDLQTGEGLLGVNIQLVGTLRGTSTSEDGKFTLHLPNGGEWTLRVSSIGYRTTEHKFTIGENDTLTQNIQLDPDLLQADEVVITAQARETTARLSTTKVEVVRSTEVQNRAPSSLDRVLDAVPGVDVHRTGGAIVSNVSIRGSSDKLGGGVGNRTLLLVDGRPAVISDTDGASWQLYPEDVIERVEVVKGAYSALYGSNAMGGVVNMITHSPTHREYTRIRAGYGIYQKPPAWARYTERMTTRSDLSFSHSNSVGRLGYFTNFTRRNSEGWRQSSASENLTAFTKLVYDYTPERSLTLSNIFLDGENEYPHPWESVAEPLRVRDIYTNDLQRKQTFSSDLVYRRIESPRSNYTLRFFYNRDLTRSLFNPSSEPREGDTPIDFQTRSLSQKLGILEKSTKIAPGGHTLVFGFDATWDFVKGVPEDYLYGRQQAVSLAGFGQDDWTVHKSVHLTAGARYDYRHLVSGKSTQQVSPKAGISYEARKNVVLRGSVGHAFRNPSIAEMFLKKVGTQDYEFVPNPDLDPETVDFGEVGVNCRINDHVVMDAAGFHYDYNDIIRWQVLAGGRFKTENLAEAQIDGGEFSIRSAWPRNVNTVFAATYLHTDINNEGPLTYVPEWRFFVGAEYTYRRTTYGFEMRHVAKTDTVVFYQNDAPDAFTVMNARIAFQFRQSTRLSLHVENLTNVQYEEMERYRMPPRTYRVELLYDFDFRKQD from the coding sequence ATGATCCGCTACCTAACATATCTTGTTCTCGCAATGATCGCGGCGGTACCCGCTGCGGGTGCCACATTGCTGCGCGGAACGATTTCGGACTTGCAGACCGGTGAAGGCTTGCTTGGTGTGAATATTCAGTTGGTCGGCACACTGCGCGGCACGTCCACAAGCGAAGATGGCAAGTTCACGCTTCATTTACCGAACGGCGGCGAGTGGACGCTGCGTGTTTCCAGCATCGGCTATCGCACGACGGAACACAAGTTCACCATCGGCGAAAACGACACTCTCACGCAGAACATTCAGCTCGATCCCGATTTGCTGCAAGCAGATGAAGTGGTTATCACCGCACAAGCTCGTGAAACAACGGCGCGGCTATCAACCACCAAAGTAGAAGTCGTGCGCTCCACGGAAGTGCAAAACCGTGCGCCAAGTTCCTTAGACCGCGTGCTCGATGCCGTTCCCGGCGTAGACGTGCACCGCACTGGCGGAGCGATTGTCTCGAATGTCTCGATTCGCGGATCGTCAGATAAACTCGGCGGCGGCGTCGGCAACCGAACACTGCTCTTAGTCGATGGCCGGCCCGCAGTCATTTCCGACACCGACGGAGCAAGCTGGCAGCTCTATCCAGAAGACGTGATTGAACGTGTGGAAGTCGTCAAAGGAGCCTACAGCGCGCTCTATGGCTCCAATGCGATGGGCGGCGTCGTGAACATGATTACGCATTCACCGACGCACAGAGAGTATACGCGCATTCGTGCGGGTTACGGAATATATCAGAAACCTCCGGCATGGGCTCGCTACACGGAACGCATGACTACGCGCAGCGATCTCTCTTTCAGTCACTCCAATTCCGTCGGTCGGCTTGGCTACTTCACGAACTTCACTCGCCGCAATTCCGAAGGCTGGAGACAATCTTCGGCATCAGAAAATCTCACGGCGTTCACCAAGCTCGTGTATGATTACACTCCCGAACGCAGCTTGACTCTGTCCAACATCTTTTTGGACGGTGAAAACGAATATCCGCATCCGTGGGAAAGCGTCGCTGAACCTCTGCGCGTGCGCGACATCTACACCAATGACCTGCAGCGCAAGCAAACTTTCTCGTCCGATTTGGTCTATCGCCGCATCGAGTCGCCGCGCTCGAACTACACCCTGCGTTTCTTCTACAACCGTGATCTCACGCGTTCGCTGTTTAATCCGTCGAGCGAACCGCGAGAAGGTGACACGCCGATTGATTTTCAGACTCGTTCGCTCTCGCAAAAACTCGGCATCCTCGAAAAATCCACGAAGATCGCTCCCGGCGGGCATACGCTGGTGTTCGGTTTCGATGCGACGTGGGATTTCGTCAAAGGAGTTCCCGAAGATTATCTCTACGGTCGGCAACAGGCCGTCTCGCTTGCAGGATTTGGTCAAGACGATTGGACCGTTCACAAAAGTGTTCACCTGACCGCGGGCGCGCGCTACGACTATCGTCATCTTGTCAGCGGAAAATCGACGCAGCAAGTTTCGCCGAAAGCCGGAATTTCCTACGAAGCCCGGAAGAACGTCGTCCTGCGCGGCTCGGTCGGTCACGCGTTTCGCAATCCGTCCATCGCCGAGATGTTCTTGAAGAAAGTCGGCACGCAGGATTACGAATTCGTTCCCAATCCCGATCTTGATCCGGAAACTGTGGATTTCGGCGAAGTCGGCGTGAATTGCCGCATCAACGATCACGTAGTCATGGACGCCGCGGGTTTTCACTACGACTACAACGATATTATTCGGTGGCAGGTTCTCGCGGGCGGAAGGTTCAAGACGGAAAACCTCGCCGAAGCGCAAATCGACGGCGGTGAGTTCAGTATTCGCTCAGCTTGGCCGCGCAACGTCAACACGGTTTTCGCCGCGACTTATCTGCACACCGACATCAACAACGAAGGACCGCTGACCTATGTCCCCGAGTGGCGCTTCTTCGTCGGCGCGGAATACACGTACCGCCGCACAACTTATGGCTTCGAAATGCGGCACGTCGCCAAAACAGACACGGTTGTTTTCTATCAAAACGACGCACCGGATGCTTTTACCGTTATGAATGCGCGTATCGCATTTCAATTCCGCCAAAGCACACGTTTGAGTCTGCACGTCGAAAACTTAACCAATGTGCAATACGAAGAGATGGAGCGTTACAGAATGCCCCCCCGCACCTACCGTGTAGAGCTCCTCTACGACTTCGATTTCCGGAAGCAGGATTGA
- a CDS encoding T9SS type A sorting domain-containing protein, with translation MENWEQKFNHVQTPDGSVNSHRQALRDNLKNVKPRSNMRSSAMIATLVLVLGLSGLTVANPNWVRDVYMKITSKEIRFTDEAGREVHIKTVQVDAPEGAVPEDVLKGDIPADMTWTLDPNDPRAQEIMRSGEGLQRMMFVEGEVTGEPLEGEQRMELRIEDTGDGEFYILNGDTLRSQEAVDAVMKQHGVVQKTFKSLEGEPTDDPTIETMSSEESQPLVASNFELKQNYPNPFNPTTQIPFELKEAANVTLKVYDLTGREVATLVNGPQSAGSHTVQFDGSGLASGTYLYKLDADGAQLSRTMILMK, from the coding sequence ATGGAAAACTGGGAACAGAAATTCAACCACGTGCAAACTCCCGACGGTTCGGTGAATTCGCATCGTCAAGCCCTGCGCGACAATCTGAAAAACGTCAAGCCTCGCTCCAACATGCGGTCGTCCGCAATGATTGCGACACTTGTGCTGGTGCTTGGCCTGTCCGGACTTACAGTCGCGAATCCCAACTGGGTCCGGGACGTGTACATGAAAATCACGTCCAAGGAGATTCGCTTCACCGACGAAGCTGGCCGTGAGGTTCATATCAAAACCGTGCAAGTCGATGCTCCTGAAGGTGCGGTGCCGGAAGATGTGCTCAAGGGAGACATTCCCGCCGATATGACGTGGACGCTTGATCCGAACGATCCGCGTGCACAGGAAATCATGAGGTCCGGCGAAGGCTTGCAGAGAATGATGTTTGTCGAAGGCGAAGTGACTGGCGAACCGCTGGAAGGCGAGCAGCGCATGGAACTCAGAATCGAAGACACCGGCGACGGAGAGTTCTACATTCTGAACGGCGACACCCTCAGATCACAAGAAGCAGTCGACGCCGTCATGAAACAGCACGGCGTTGTGCAAAAGACGTTCAAGAGTCTGGAAGGCGAACCCACGGATGACCCGACGATTGAGACGATGAGCTCGGAAGAGTCACAGCCGTTGGTTGCCTCAAACTTCGAACTCAAGCAGAACTATCCGAATCCTTTCAACCCGACGACGCAGATTCCCTTCGAGCTGAAAGAAGCCGCGAACGTCACATTGAAAGTCTACGACCTGACAGGCCGCGAAGTTGCGACACTCGTGAACGGTCCGCAATCCGCAGGTTCGCACACCGTTCAGTTTGACGGAAGCGGTTTGGCCAGCGGCACCTATCTCTACAAACTCGACGCCGACGGCGCACAACTCAGCCGCACGATGATCTTGATGAAGTAG
- a CDS encoding pirin family protein, protein MIKTRKAADRGYANHGWLETYHTFSFADYRDAAHVHFRNLRVINDDKVAAKRGFGMHPHDNMEIITYVMEGELTHQDSMGNHGAIRAGEFQMMHAGTGIMHSEKNDSDQTTHLYQIWIFPDQKGRTPGYDQRPALNGDSANKLNLIVSPDGREGTMQIYQDASLYLGKLDAGKALEFPIQSGRHVWVQVTKGTLALNGHDLAAGDGVAVSEESVIQFVGGNGGGEWLLFDLA, encoded by the coding sequence ATGATCAAAACCAGAAAAGCTGCCGACCGGGGATATGCAAATCACGGCTGGCTTGAGACTTACCATACATTCAGCTTTGCGGACTACCGGGATGCGGCGCATGTACATTTTCGGAATTTGCGGGTCATCAACGATGACAAGGTGGCTGCCAAGCGGGGATTCGGGATGCATCCGCATGACAATATGGAGATTATCACCTATGTCATGGAGGGGGAGCTGACGCATCAGGACAGCATGGGCAACCACGGAGCGATCCGGGCTGGGGAGTTCCAGATGATGCATGCGGGAACGGGGATTATGCACTCGGAGAAGAATGACTCCGACCAGACGACGCACCTATATCAGATTTGGATTTTTCCGGATCAGAAGGGGCGCACTCCAGGGTATGACCAGCGGCCCGCGTTGAACGGCGACTCAGCGAACAAACTCAATCTGATTGTGTCGCCGGACGGCCGCGAGGGGACGATGCAGATTTATCAGGATGCGAGTTTGTATTTGGGCAAACTTGATGCGGGGAAAGCGCTTGAGTTTCCTATTCAATCCGGACGGCATGTTTGGGTGCAGGTGACTAAGGGGACGCTTGCGCTCAATGGACATGACCTTGCGGCGGGAGATGGGGTGGCGGTGTCGGAAGAAAGTGTGATACAGTTTGTTGGTGGAAACGGGGGAGGGGAGTGGCTGTTGTTTGACCTCGCTTAG
- a CDS encoding MBOAT family protein, with protein MLFNSLQFLIFLPMVVGAYFALPYRWRWVLLLGASYYFYMCWKVQYAVLMLFSTAIDYAAGLAIAKSQRKATRVAWLVASLTTNLGLLFTFKYLDFFMSALGDVLVPLNLMSNVPLFHLLLPVGISFYTFQSMSYTIDVYKGVTPPERNFGRFALYVSFFPQLVAGPIERSSHLLPQFRERHEIDYRRMADGVKLMTWGFFKKLVIADRVAPFVNSVYAHPGDASGWQLLWATYCFAFQIYCDFSAYSDIAIGSARIMGYDIMTNFKRPYFSRSIGEFWRRWHISLSTWFRDYLYIPLGGNRKSEGRTVFNTMTVFVLSGFWHGANWTFMVWGALHGLLLVLSRATHDLRTNVSYKVWGNGHNTARTLFQVFVVFHLAILTWVFFRAANLADAMTVLGRIFTGASATAAMAAVDPSYLIAFPAVLVLLIADYYQERQSFKVRLLNWHPAIRWAAYASLVFSIVVFGAYSGQDFIYFQF; from the coding sequence TTGCTGTTTAACTCGCTTCAATTCCTGATCTTCCTGCCGATGGTCGTCGGGGCGTACTTTGCGCTGCCGTACCGTTGGCGTTGGGTTTTGTTGCTGGGTGCCTCGTACTACTTCTACATGTGCTGGAAGGTTCAGTATGCGGTGCTGATGCTGTTTTCGACCGCGATCGACTATGCGGCGGGATTGGCAATTGCGAAGTCGCAGCGGAAGGCCACTCGCGTCGCGTGGCTGGTTGCGAGTTTGACGACAAACCTCGGGCTGCTGTTTACATTCAAGTATCTCGATTTCTTTATGTCGGCACTCGGTGACGTGCTCGTTCCGCTGAACTTGATGAGCAACGTTCCGTTGTTTCATCTGCTGCTGCCGGTGGGAATTTCGTTTTACACGTTTCAGTCCATGAGCTACACGATAGACGTATACAAAGGTGTCACGCCGCCCGAAAGGAATTTCGGGCGGTTTGCGCTTTACGTGTCGTTCTTTCCGCAGCTCGTGGCCGGACCCATCGAAAGATCGTCGCATTTACTCCCGCAGTTTCGCGAACGGCACGAGATCGATTACCGAAGAATGGCTGACGGAGTCAAGCTGATGACGTGGGGGTTCTTCAAAAAACTCGTGATCGCCGACCGCGTCGCCCCGTTCGTAAATTCCGTGTATGCTCATCCGGGCGACGCGAGCGGATGGCAGTTGCTTTGGGCGACCTATTGTTTCGCATTTCAAATCTACTGCGACTTCTCCGCGTACTCGGATATTGCCATCGGTTCGGCCCGGATCATGGGTTACGACATCATGACCAACTTCAAACGCCCGTATTTCTCGAGATCCATCGGAGAATTTTGGCGGCGTTGGCATATTTCACTCTCGACGTGGTTCAGAGACTATTTGTACATTCCGCTCGGAGGAAACCGCAAGAGCGAAGGGCGGACCGTTTTCAACACAATGACCGTGTTTGTGCTGAGCGGATTCTGGCACGGTGCAAACTGGACCTTTATGGTGTGGGGAGCGCTGCACGGACTATTGTTGGTGCTTTCGCGCGCGACGCACGACTTGCGGACGAATGTCTCATATAAAGTTTGGGGTAACGGGCACAACACCGCGCGCACGTTGTTTCAGGTCTTTGTTGTTTTTCATCTGGCGATTCTGACGTGGGTATTCTTCCGGGCAGCAAATCTCGCAGACGCGATGACGGTTCTCGGACGAATTTTCACGGGAGCGTCGGCAACCGCGGCGATGGCGGCCGTCGACCCGTCCTATCTCATCGCATTCCCGGCCGTGCTGGTCTTGTTGATTGCGGACTACTATCAGGAACGGCAGTCCTTTAAGGTTCGACTTTTGAATTGGCATCCGGCGATTCGCTGGGCGGCCTATGCTTCGCTGGTTTTTTCAATCGTCGTGTTCGGCGCGTACTCCGGTCAAGATTTTATTTACTTCCAATTTTAA
- a CDS encoding DinB family protein, translating to MQMMKMMIQPRIDYFKMIHGVTKRILDQMPADKMDFKPTPEVRSWSETVQHMYGSHEALMKMTRDGKFVEEASAKNLSKAELAAFVDEKFAAAMKVWDEIKDEDLNKKVEAWGETMDSYLFPFFAVDEHWHHRGALTIYLRMNGITPVMIYDYQH from the coding sequence ATGCAGATGATGAAGATGATGATTCAGCCGAGGATTGACTATTTCAAGATGATCCACGGTGTGACGAAACGAATTTTGGACCAGATGCCGGCAGACAAAATGGACTTCAAGCCGACGCCCGAGGTGCGCTCGTGGTCGGAAACTGTTCAGCACATGTATGGTTCGCACGAAGCTCTGATGAAGATGACGCGCGACGGGAAGTTCGTCGAAGAAGCCAGCGCGAAAAATCTGTCGAAGGCGGAACTCGCGGCGTTCGTCGATGAGAAATTTGCTGCAGCGATGAAGGTGTGGGACGAAATCAAGGACGAAGACTTGAACAAGAAGGTCGAAGCGTGGGGCGAGACGATGGATTCGTACCTCTTCCCGTTTTTCGCAGTCGATGAACACTGGCACCACCGCGGTGCGCTGACGATTTACCTGCGCATGAACGGAATTACGCCGGTGATGATCTACGACTACCAGCATTGA